ACTAATTCTGTCCCATTTTTAACTATTTCGGACCGGGGAAGCGGGGCGAGGGGAGGCCTTTCCGCCTAGCGTGAAGCTTCTTCAGCCAGCTCCAGCAGATCTAAGTCTATAAATAAGACTCCGGCGAGTTTTGTTGCCTACACCCAGGTCTCGATTATTAATTTACGCATCCGCGGCCCTTCGGCACCCTCCAAGGGCTATGCTGCGCGGGTCAGCAGCCCTCCGACGTCGAGCGGCCGGGCTCTCACGCGCACAACTTCCGAGCAGGCCGAGGGCCCGGGCTCCGCGAGCACGCAACCCGGAGGGCCGCGCGGGGGGAACCCTGCTCCCCGACCTTCCCCGGCGCCTCGCCCGGCGGCCGGGGGAAGCCCCGTCTCCCCTGTAACCCGTGGCATTGTCCTTGCGGAGGACCGCGGCCGCTGTTCCCACACTGGTGGGGACCGAGAGGAGGGACgagggaggagctgggggaagaggatgaggaggaagaggaggaggaggaagacaccCTCCTCCCCTGCGCTCGGGCGACCAGGCAAAAGGTCTGGCGCTTTCTCCCGGCCCCCAGGCCCCGGCTCCCGGGAGGCCTCGCCCCGGCACCCCCAGCCCTCCGCAACTTTCCCTCCGCTCGCGCCCGCCTCTCCTCCGGGACCGAGGCCTGTCGGGCGCCTTCCCGCCCGCCCTCCCTTTCCCCCCCGCCCCGACCCCGGGCGGGCGGCCGGCCGACCTCGAGCCGCGGCGCCTCCTCCTAAAATGGCAGGTCCCTCCCTCCGCCCGACCGGCCTCGGCGCGGGCCCCGGCTACAGGCCGCAGGGAGGGAAGCCGGGCCGCCGGGCGCCGGGCGGGGCCGCGGCCGGACACTCACCGGGACGATGGCGGGGCGCTCGCGCCGTTCCCTCCGGTGAGTCTCTGCCGCCGGcttcccgccgccgccgccgctgcgccCCCGCCGCGGCCTCCGCCGCCAGCGCCGCCCCGGCCGCCTCTCTCTCCGCCCCCGGCGCTCCCGGCTCCGCGGCCTCCGAGCCGCAGCCTCCTCAGGTCTCGCTGCCCGGCTCGCGGGTCCGAACTGCGCCCGGTGGGGCGGGGGTGTGTGTGGAGGCCGGGGAGGCGGCAGCCCCCCTCCCCGGCAAATACCGCAGTCCCCGGACCCCGAGCCCCGCGGCGCGGCGGGGGCCgcgcggcccggcccggcccggcgcggagggcggcggcggcggcgaggccGGGCGCCCAGTCGCGGCCGCCAGCAGCGGCGGCTTCTTTTTCCCCGAGGTGGATTTTGTAAATCTCACAAAATGGCGCGCGCTCCAAAGCTGCGCAGCGAGGAGCGCCGGGGcccgagcggcggcggcggcggcggcggctcctcaGCCAGGAGAGCCCGAACCGCCCGCCCCCGAGTCCCCGCACGGACAGAcggacacacactcacactctcacacacacacgcgcgcacgcaCCCTCGCACACGctcccttacacacacacacacacacacacacacactctcacactcacACCGGTCCCGCCCGCtcgccggcggcggcggcggcggcggcggcagcggcaccaacagcagcagcaggaacagcagcacaagcagcggcggcggcggcggcggcgcccgcACCCCCCGCTCGGGGTGTCCGCTCTCCTGAGCCCGACCTGGGCCGCGATCAGCAGCAGCGACGGCAGCAGTCTCCCCGGATCCCCCTGCCGCTCTCGCCGCCGCCACCCCCGCCTCACTCCAATGgggctttttattattattcggGCGGGAAGCgaaagggtttaaaaaaaaacccaaccaacAAAATGGCGACGGACCGACCCGGTCGCTATAGCAACTGTCAATCAAAACGCAACCCCCCCCCCCGCGGCTGACGTGCTGACgtcctcctcccaccacccccggCCCCAAGCCGGGGGGCGGGGCCTGTTGCTCGGGCAACGGCAGATTCCGTTTCCCTCCTTTTCCCTGcgttcccccaccccacccccgcctccgtCCCCGACCGACCAACCACCCAACCCCCCTCAGGTCACGTGAAGGATAAATTCGGAGCTCGCTACGCGTGTCAGAGGAGGGCGCGTGATTCGCTCGGGGGAGGGAACGGAGGGGAGACGGCCGGgctgaggggagggaaggggaagaggaaggcagGGCGGGCGGGGACCGAGGCGGCGGCCCGGCCTGTGCGCGAGCGCCCGCCGCTTTCCGGGCCGCCcggccgcgccccgccccgcgctcCGCGCCCGCGCCGACTGCGGTCCCGGGAACGCGCGGGCGCGTGCCCGGCCTGCGCGCCGCCGGCGCTTCCGCGTCGCGCGCGTGCAGCCCCGCCTGcgcctgggtgggggagggggcggggaggaccCGGgtcgccccccgccccccgcgttcctggggctggggctgctcACCTGCATCCCCGGGGAGCGAGCCGTCGGCCGCGCCTGCCCGCGGGCTCAGGCTGCGCTCGGATGGACTCGCGTGCCCCCCTCGCAGGAAAAGATGCCCACGgaggctgcggcggcggcggcggcggcggggggtggggaagaggccGCCTCCGCGCTTCAGACATCTCAGGAATTCCGGACGCTTCGCCCCGGTTCCGGGATGCCCCTGCGGCCGACGCCTTGCTTAAACCCTGGCGCTCGATCTTTGCAGCGGCGGCGCCGGCGTTCAGAAATGACGGACGGAGCCATCataagcactccaggctttcccaCGGATTTCaaacccacccctcaccccccatcCCTTTCAGGGCGCAGCCTTCCTTCCCCATCGGAATGCCCCGAAAATTAATCTGCTCAAAGCGATCACTGTATCCTCTTTCAACTCCTTCATTATCTCTTTCACACAACAGCTCAGTTTCCAGATTCTCAATTCGTCCACAATTCTTTATTAATATTCTGgcctttgtttctctttattctgtCTGTCCCTTCCGCCTGGCTAAATATTGCGAAGTGTGCATAGcccgccccccctccccgcccccaggcctTAAAACCTAGGTATATTAGTAGCCATGCTGTACTGGCTACTTTGTAATTAGCAGGCAATCACTGGCTAAAAAAACGTATTTTGTACCAATGCTAGTAAAGTGGCACTTGATATTGTGCTAAAAAAGGATACCGTACATAGTATTTTACCCAAGTCCAGCAATTTATTTCTAAGCTGGATTTTGCCATCTTGGATGATAGTGttcatatccattttttttttttcttttgctgttcac
The sequence above is a segment of the Bos mutus isolate GX-2022 chromosome 1, NWIPB_WYAK_1.1, whole genome shotgun sequence genome. Coding sequences within it:
- the LOC138986120 gene encoding collagen alpha-1(I) chain-like, with the translated sequence MEDIYLPLTEILKGSEGLRTVSTQDSKALKPFCPRLRKQEAALRPGLQHQVPHHPSVHTHAPLLLLCAQHWRYRHWRSKSINKTPASFVAYTQVSIINLRIRGPSAPSKGYAARVSSPPTSSGRALTRTTSEQAEGPGSASTQPGGPRGGNPAPRPSPAPRPAAGGSPVSPVTRGIVLAEDRGRCSHTGGDREEGRGRSWGKRMRRKRRRRKTPSSPALGRPGKRSGAFSRPPGPGSREASPRHPQPSATFPPLAPASPPGPRPVGRLPARPPFPPRPDPGRAAGRPRAAAPPPKMAGPSLRPTGLGAGPGYRPQGGKPGRRAPGGAAAGHSPGRWRGARAVPSGESLPPASRRRRRCAPAAASAASAAPAASLSAPGAPGSAASEPQPPQVSLPGSRVRTAPGGAGVCVEAGEAAAPLPGKYRSPRTPSPAARRGPRGPARPGAEGGGGGEAGRPVAAASSGGFFFPEVDFVNLTKWRALQSCAARSAGARAAAAAAAAPQPGEPEPPAPESPHGQTDTHSHSHTHTRARTLAHAPLHTHTHTHTHSHTHTGPARSPAAAAAAAAAAPTAAAGTAAQAAAAAAAAPAPPARGVRSPEPDLGRDQQQRRQQSPRIPLPLSPPPPPPHSNGAFYYYSGGKRKGLKKNPTNKMATDRPGHVKDKFGARYACQRRARDSLGGGNGGETAGLRGGKGKRKAGRAGTEAAARPVRERPPLSGPPGRAPPRAPRPRRLRSRERAGACPACAPPALPRRARAAPPAPGWGRGRGGPGSPPAPRVPGAGAAHLHPRGASRRPRLPAGSGCARMDSRAPLAGKDAHGGCGGGGGGGGWGRGRLRASDISGIPDASPRFRDAPAADALLKPWRSIFAAAAPAFRNDGRSHHKHSRLSHGFQTHPSPPIPFRAQPSFPIGMPRKLICSKRSLGQFLKFRFLSLSKA